DNA from Corvus hawaiiensis isolate bCorHaw1 chromosome 28, bCorHaw1.pri.cur, whole genome shotgun sequence:
GGAGCACGCgaggctcccccagccccaacaGCACCCAGAAATCCAGAGAGGAGAAGCAGCCAttgcagccctgctcagccaaAACTGCCAAGGACCCCTGAGTGGCGCCAAGGACAGAAgccggcaccgggacccccagcctggctggagggtggggcagggacagggtgtCCCCCAGCAGGGGCAGCCCCTCTGACCTCACTGTGGAACCCTCCCGGGAGCCTTGGCCCCGCCGAACGCTCTCTGGATGAGATTGAACCCCTAATttgccctttccctccctcgCCAGCCATCACGCCACGGCTAAATGAGCTCCAGGCAATTTTCTCAGAAGTTGAGTCCTTGCGCTGCGGGAACACAGGGCTAAAAATAGCCGAGGCCTGTGTGTGCCTCTCGCCCAGGTGAGCCTCACTCCCTCACTCCGGAGATCAGGGCTCCTCCACATCCAGCCacctcccctgctctgccctcagtTTCCTGCACAGATCGAGCCGCCCAAGTGTGCACCAGAGCTGCGGCAGCCTCGGGACCCCTGGAGAGAGGAATCCCAGTGCAGGGGAAATCTCTCAGGGCTCAGACACCACTTGGTGTGCACAGCGATGGGCAGAGCCGCCCTTGGGCTCAGGATCTCACCTGGCTGCGCTTTAACTGGGCATCCCCTGACCCGAGGCTCTGCGTTGTGGAGTGGGGATGTATCAccctcctccccaccagcagctctcactTCAGGTGCTCCTCTCAGCATGACCAAGCCCTCCCAGGTCCAGTGAGGCAGACGCATTTCCTTCCCACGGTGACTCAATTACAAATTCAGAGTTAAATCTTCCCCCACAAGATGCCCTTCTCCACCCCTCTGCCTGCTTCCTGCGCTTTGAATGTTGAACACTTTCCAGGGATTTTTGTGTGCTTGGGCTGACCCCATCCACTCTGGTTCAGACTAACTTAATCAGCCTCATTTTGTTACTAACTGCTGCAGCTTTGGACCTCTAGAAAAAGCACGACTTAAATTATTAGCACCTACCAAGCTGCTTTCACCACCCCTGTGGGGGCCAGAGGTGAGAGAACAGATCTGTTCCCACCCAGCCTCTATAGCTACCAAAAATGACAAATTACCAGAATTGTGGAAATTAGAAAAATGGCATTTAGGTAACAGGCAAACACTCCTCTTTTCTTCAGCAGCATCTGGCTAGAAATAGATTTGGAAGTGGCAGGTggggagagaagaaagcaaCCTGAGTGCTGACAGCTGGGCAGgggggctgggagtggggagaGCAAACTCATCACCATTCTCTTCATcaccagcagtgctgagaaGAACTGCAGGGGtcaggctgggggagcaggtgaggaggaggaagaagaccCACAGAGTGTGGGAGCGGCTCTCCCTCaccacagccctggctgtgagCAGGCAATGCcctggctcagcacagccctgggtcCCCTCtgaagcaggagcagcccctttCCCCGTGTACCCACCTCTCCCCAGGAGATTCTCTCCCACCTCACCCCACGGCTGGTAGGCAGCACCAGGGAAAGAGCTTCAGAAGTACCTTGTGCTCCTGGGAGGCTGTTTGGAAAGCGGAGCAGCACCCAGAAGAGCAGTGCTGCCCTGTGTCTGGCCAGTGCTGAggttccagctctgctcccccacaCAGGGAGCTGTCAAGAATAATGCTGGGAAATATCTTGGGGAAATCAGGAGCCAGGGCCACACCTGCATCTGTTTTAGAAATGACTTTATTGCACTAGAAAGAGGAAATGATCTGTAAACAAACATTCCATTCAggtattaatatatttttcactCAAAAAATACATCAGTAAATCCAGCCACAGAAATATCAAAGCAGGAACAATAAAAAATAGCTCCAGCAGCGGAGAGACCCATCCAAGCAACAGCCCCGGCTCCCACACCActggcccagagcagagcagggctcacaGCAGCTCATCCTGGGGCTCACTGCATGGCCACACACCCGACTCCAGTGAGACAGacctgggatgggctggggtggggCAGGACAAGAGCCCCCAGGCCGCTGGCTCTCCCTCTGGGGTCAGCCTCAACCCAAGGAGGAGCCCGGGGTTCTGCTCTCAGCATCATCCTCCCCCAAACCCAAAGGCACACGGCTCTGCTGCGGGGGATGTGTCACCTCTCAAACCTCTCAGAGCACCAAAGTCTTtgtcccagctcccattccctctcTTCTTGCAGCCTGTCCcgcccatcccagcccctggcaggcGCAGCACCCCAGGGAGCACAGGGTGCTGGTGGGGTGTGCAGGCGCTGtcaggcagcagccagctgaGAAGGGTCCtcttcctgccccagccctcctcAGGAGCAGGATGTTCACCCCACACCCAGGGATGTGGCACCTCTCCCTATCCCCCACTCCCCAGAGCCCCCATCTGCCCCCAGGATGAGCCTGGGCACTTGGGGGCTGGGGACCATCCCTCGTGTTGGCTCctgggggagcacagggaagcCTCAGGTGGGAAACTCCCTGCGAAGGATGGACACGTCAGCTCCTTATGTCCTGCATGATTTGATTTCAACCACAAGCTTGACAAACAGCCACAATCACCCCGAATCCCCCCGACATGCAAACACGGCGCGATCAGAACGGTGCCTTGCGTACCTGAAACGTATTTACAGACAGAAGTAAAACGCTGCGAAAGATCAGCCTCGGATATAAATAGCCAACACTGAGATCTGCCATCTGCTGCAAAAGGACAAGGAAGGAACATCGACTGCCACCACAGAGGTTAACACAGAGGGGACACATGTGTGCGTGTGTGTCCACGCGTGCTGCAGCAGGCGGGGACGGGAGCGCTGCAaatcctgctccctgcacagaaACATGCAGAGCCCGACACAATGGGTGACACCACACCAAACAACAACGCAGCGTGTTTTATCCACCCGCAGAAATGCCCCGGCCGGCATCCTCCCCActcccactgtccccagccagTCAGCCGGGATGacagggtgggatgggaagggtTGGGAGCACCTCGCTCCTTCCCCAAGGGGAAACTGAGAGCCAGGCCAGTCACTTCGGGTAGCCAGATCCCGCTGGGCACAGGAGCTTGGTGGCCCCACAGGACACATCTCTCCTGCCCAGTGGGTGCAGCTGCTTGAAAGATCCTGAGCCCTCAGGCAAGGGAGGGTGGAGGGTTGTGGAGCCTCAGCCTGCccccctgcccagcctcacCTGGGATGGCCCCAGCACTCAGGGAGGGCCACTCCTGTCACCTCAGCTTTTGTCAGGAAACACATCTGCTGGGACACTGCCTGGGACCATCCATGTGCCCAGGGCATCTCCCTCCCGTGGGCAGGGGAAAGGCACAGGCAGCCTCCCGGATTGGGGCAAACCAAAGCCCCCGACGCTTTGTGAGCAGTTTCCCACTGGGGGTCAGCAGTGGGGGACAgtgctggggtgggcagggagggcaccccaggaggctgcaggtGTCAGACCAAGCCAACTCGTGCACttgtgcagccctgcagggctgggaggagtcCAGGAAAGGCTCAAAAGCCACAAACCTGACTCATCCCCCAGGGTGACCGCCCTTGGCCCACTCGCAGGTCACctctgcagtattttctttgcagtttccAAGACTAGAAACTtgtcttttaaattaaagctCTCACCTGACTGCAGGAGCTTCAGCTTTGAGAGGTGGCCGTGAGTGTGCTACAGAGATTTACCCACCTCCAGCCTGCTTGGTGGCAGCTGGAGAccacaggcacagggagggaagaaTCCAACAGGTGCTTCCATCCTTCCTGGTGAGGAATGGGCTGGAGGCTCCCCACTTTCTGCTGGGCTCCAGGAGATGCAGCcccggggcaggagcagggagggagcaggggcagagaggctgtggctgccagctggtgctggcagagccccacagcagcgccGTTCCTGGGGACCCCCATGCTCTGCCACGACCCCGGCCCTCCTCAGGGTGCCCTTCCAAACCCTCCtccagcggggctgggggacagaGCCGGCCTCCCTGCCGCTCCCCGGCCCCACAGGTGGGAGGGCTCCCTCCGGGGCTGGTAGCAGGTACCTACAGGCAGGACAGGAGGGCGGTGAGTGGCAGCTCCTTCTCGCCCAGCAGCGTGTCCCGCTTAAGGCTGCTGCCCTTGTTGACCACCTTGAGCTTCAGGGACATCTTCCTGGCGTGGCCGGGGCCCAGCCCATCGAAGAAGAAGTCCTCGTTGAAGACGGGGTTGCGGCTGTTCTTGACAATGGTGCTGCgctgcttctgcagcttccCAGGGTTGAGGCACAGCGAGACGCAGCAGTTGATGCTGCGCAGGTCGACGAGGGCATCGTAGAGGTCCTCGGCGGAGACAAGGCGCACACGCAGCCGGGCGTTGGAGGGGTCGTACTCGGCAGCCAGGCGCAGGCTCCCGCCCCGGCTCAGCCGCAGGCTGTGCTCCCGGTCACGGCCCGGGGGCAGGTCCAGGGGCAGCAGGGCGGTGGGAGGCTGCGTCCCGGCCGGGGCGCTCCTGGCGCGGCgctgggcactggggctggTGTCAGCCGAGCTGTCGTCGGTGGACAGCGAGCTGTTGCGGGCCACCGAGTGCTTCAGCTTGATGACCTTGGACTGGCTCTCCTGGCTGAAGAGCTTCAGCAGGGAGACGGAGCGGGAAAGCAGCGGGGAGCCGAAGGGTGAGGACTCGGCTGAGGAGCACGTGTCGCTCTCACCGCCGCTGAAGTAGCGGCCGGGGTGCATCAGGGCTGCGCCGAGGTCAGCGGGTGTCCGGCGGCCGCTCTCGCCGTTGAGCTTGGCTTTGCGCTGGGCGCTGGGCGAGGTGACGGGCGAggggcagaggctgctgtgctCGCTGTGGAAGAGTGACTCTTTGCGCCGCGTGTGGGGGCTCTCCATCAGCGTGGCGAAGCCATAGGAGGTCTGCGCCTTGGGCACGTAGGGCAGCGACATGGCCGTCTGTGCCTGCGGGTCCACGTTGGTGCCGCAGCTCCCCTCGGTCCAGTCCTCAGCGGTCTCGATCTGGATGATGTGCCGCCCGGTGGTCCGGGTCCGGGTCCGGGACCGGCTGGAcgggcgggggctgcgcggggGCTTGCGTCCGGCCAGGTCCTGTTCTGACACTGaggctcccagagcagccgCTGCGGGGACCTCGGAGCCCTCAGCCTCGGCGGGTGCCGCGCTCAGCTTGGGCGGGATGAAAAAGTCGGGGATCTTGTCGGGGGTGAGGACGTTGCTGTAGCGGGACCCCCGCGAGGACTCCTCTGTCCCCGCGCCCCGGGACCCGCCGTTCTCCGCCACCCCGCGCAGCCGCTCCAGGAGCCACATGTTGATGCCGGGTGCGGGGCTGGAAGAGACCCGAGGGGCAACGCTATCACCGGGGGCCGGGCACCTGCAGAGGCAGGACGAAGCCGGAAGCCCCGGGAGCGACCAGCGGCACCGAGAGACCCGGACCCGGCAGGCCGGGGGGACAGGACAAGGACGGGAGGGAAGTGGCCGCGCCGAGGAGCACGGGGACCCGCCAGCCCGGGGAGGAGCGCGAAGGAACCGGCCGCGCGGAGCGGGGGTCGGGGACCCAGGGGACGGGGCAGACGCGACGCGACGCGACGCGACGCCTGGACCGACGGACGGACCGACCGGCGCCGCCGCGAGCGGGACGTTGCCCGGAGCCGCCGCACCtggagcggagccgccgccgccaccgcagcccgggcggggcgggcgcggacGCGCTTTTATACGGCAGCGGAGGCTCCGCTCCTCATCCGCGCCGCCGCCGTAATCCTCCGAGTGAGGCGCCCCCACATTCTGCGCGCCCGCTTGGCTGAACCGGGACCGGGACAGGGACCCGGACCGAGCGGGACCAGGACCGGGACTGGGACCGTGAGGCCCCGGGGTGCTGATGCTCGGGAGGTGCGGGAACTCGACCCCGGGACACCCGGCCGTCTGCCCACGGAAGCATCGGGTCTGTGTTGGGGCCGGGAATGGAATCGGGATGGCGGCAGCCCCGTTCCACCTCCCCGGCCCCGGTGCCCCCAGTCCGCAGCTCGATCGTTCCGCGCTGGGAGCAGCCGCTCTCCACTCCCAGCTCTTGATCTCAAAGCACTGAATGAAGCCAGCAGCGGCTCGGGGCTGACGGGTTGCCTCATTGAGTGGTTTAATATCgcactggaggagctggagggggCAGTGCCACGTGTCACACACCCCCATGTCACACAACCGTCCAGTCCCTGGAGGGATGCGGTGGtggctggggacaccggggcGAAACG
Protein-coding regions in this window:
- the C2CD4C gene encoding C2 calcium-dependent domain-containing protein 4C; amino-acid sequence: MWLLERLRGVAENGGSRGAGTEESSRGSRYSNVLTPDKIPDFFIPPKLSAAPAEAEGSEVPAAAALGASVSEQDLAGRKPPRSPRPSSRSRTRTRTTGRHIIQIETAEDWTEGSCGTNVDPQAQTAMSLPYVPKAQTSYGFATLMESPHTRRKESLFHSEHSSLCPSPVTSPSAQRKAKLNGESGRRTPADLGAALMHPGRYFSGGESDTCSSAESSPFGSPLLSRSVSLLKLFSQESQSKVIKLKHSVARNSSLSTDDSSADTSPSAQRRARSAPAGTQPPTALLPLDLPPGRDREHSLRLSRGGSLRLAAEYDPSNARLRVRLVSAEDLYDALVDLRSINCCVSLCLNPGKLQKQRSTIVKNSRNPVFNEDFFFDGLGPGHARKMSLKLKVVNKGSSLKRDTLLGEKELPLTALLSCL